From Syntrophus gentianae, one genomic window encodes:
- a CDS encoding peroxiredoxin family protein: MNGSEMAENRIAPDFELTDSEGRQIRLSSYKGVKNVFLVFNRGFL; this comes from the coding sequence GTGAACGGAAGCGAAATGGCCGAAAACAGGATCGCGCCCGATTTTGAGCTGACGGACAGCGAAGGACGGCAGATCAGGCTATCCAGCTACAAGGGCGTCAAAAATGTCTTTCTCGTTTTCAACCGGGGTTTTCTTTGA
- a CDS encoding methyltransferase domain-containing protein → MKKKLLELIICPHCLPSEYPLAADILQESDGDIETGALKCPHCDALFPITQGVALLDSFGTAAQKATNKYETDEVVSSYLWSHYGELLDDEHASQAYSTWAGLMQPQEGIALDAGGAVGRFAFELTDCCDFVVGIDTSHAFIQVARRLMRERFLVTPLKDEGLLTREVTIRLPEAWRSDKVEFVVANALALPFRKKTFSLFASLNLVDKVPSPIGHLREMNRVTRNSNAQFLLSDPFSWSTDVAPVEEWLGGKEEGRYGGKGLVNIAALLSDGQGELAPSWRVNEPGEVWWKIRTHSNHYELIRSRYLHACR, encoded by the coding sequence ATGAAAAAGAAACTCCTTGAGCTGATTATCTGCCCCCATTGCCTCCCCTCGGAATATCCTCTGGCCGCTGACATTCTCCAGGAATCAGATGGCGATATCGAAACGGGCGCCCTCAAGTGCCCGCACTGTGACGCCCTGTTTCCCATTACCCAAGGCGTGGCCCTGCTCGATTCCTTTGGGACGGCCGCACAGAAGGCGACGAACAAATACGAAACCGATGAAGTGGTTTCCTCGTACCTGTGGAGCCATTACGGGGAACTGTTGGATGACGAGCATGCCTCGCAGGCATACAGCACCTGGGCGGGCCTGATGCAGCCCCAGGAAGGGATCGCACTCGACGCCGGCGGCGCCGTGGGGCGATTTGCCTTTGAGCTGACCGACTGCTGCGATTTTGTTGTCGGCATCGACACATCCCACGCCTTTATCCAGGTGGCAAGGCGGTTGATGCGGGAGCGCTTCCTGGTGACGCCTTTAAAGGATGAAGGCTTGCTGACCAGGGAAGTGACCATTCGCCTCCCCGAGGCTTGGCGGAGCGACAAGGTGGAATTCGTGGTGGCCAATGCCCTCGCCCTGCCGTTTCGAAAAAAAACCTTTTCACTGTTCGCTTCCCTCAACCTAGTGGACAAGGTCCCCTCGCCGATCGGGCATCTCCGGGAAATGAACCGGGTCACCCGGAACAGCAATGCCCAGTTTCTGCTCTCCGATCCCTTTTCCTGGTCCACCGATGTCGCGCCGGTCGAGGAATGGCTGGGCGGCAAGGAGGAGGGTCGCTATGGGGGCAAAGGGCTGGTCAACATTGCGGCGTTGTTGTCCGACGGCCAAGGCGAACTGGCGCCGTCCTGGCGGGTCAATGAGCCCGGGGAAGTCTGGTGGAAAATCCGCACCCACAGCAACCATTACGAGCTGATTCGCAGCCGTTACCTCCATGCCTGCCGATAG
- a CDS encoding superoxide dismutase, translating to MNTQDKMGDLSSLSRRDFLALSTGAAVLLATSSPFVNLIGSALAAGGHVLPALPYPENALEPYISARTIGFHYGKHHKGYIDNLNKLISNTEFADLSLEKIISATAGKPEKATIFNNAAQSWNHAFYWQCLKPNGGGEPSAAFKKQIEASFGTLEACKKELTTAAMTQFGSGWAWLVRDGQKLKVIKTANADTPLEKGMKPLLVIDVWEHAYYLDYQNRRVDYVSAVLDKIINWDFAEKNL from the coding sequence ATGAACACACAGGACAAAATGGGGGATTTATCCTCGCTCAGCCGTCGTGATTTTCTTGCTTTGTCAACAGGCGCAGCTGTTCTTCTTGCTACCAGCAGTCCATTCGTCAATCTGATAGGAAGCGCACTGGCAGCAGGAGGCCATGTCCTTCCGGCCCTTCCCTATCCCGAAAACGCCCTGGAACCCTATATCTCGGCCAGGACCATCGGGTTTCACTACGGCAAACACCATAAGGGATATATAGACAACCTGAACAAGCTGATTTCAAATACCGAATTTGCCGATCTTTCCCTGGAAAAAATCATTTCCGCCACCGCCGGAAAACCTGAGAAGGCCACAATCTTCAACAACGCGGCGCAGAGCTGGAACCACGCCTTTTACTGGCAATGCCTGAAGCCGAATGGGGGAGGTGAACCGTCCGCCGCCTTTAAAAAACAGATAGAGGCATCTTTCGGCACTCTGGAAGCCTGTAAAAAAGAACTGACGACGGCTGCGATGACACAATTCGGCAGCGGATGGGCATGGCTGGTGCGGGATGGACAAAAGCTCAAGGTCATCAAAACCGCCAATGCGGATACGCCCCTGGAAAAGGGCATGAAACCGCTGCTGGTCATTGATGTGTGGGAGCATGCCTATTACCTCGATTACCAGAACAGGCGTGTCGATTACGTATCTGCAGTCCTTGACAAGATCATCAACTGGGATTTTGCCGAGAAGAACCTGTAA
- a CDS encoding molybdopterin-containing oxidoreductase family protein: MILDSVCRLCSSCCPIEVEVVDERLIAARRKSFLAPEKRLSCPKLAAAPDIVYSPLRLTTPLIKKDDGSGFRKAGWDEALDRVVTRFLRHREEYGAQSVAWLRGMAADWGAPWDYPNRLMHLFGSPNTIGNGSICFVAREFAHSYTYGAMAFPEAKNARCIIVWGKNDGNTALGAAEAISYAKEQGATLIVIDPVQTALARKADLWLQIKPGHDGLLAMAMISQIIEEKLYDAEFVEKYTTGFEQLKEVAARYPAEAVAEKIWLSADQIRDLARLYATTKPSSIIDGNGLDMHREVFDTTRAIAMLRALTGNLDRPGGDVLPQPIPLRNIQLKDRLPAGVVPITRDYPLFNAFSETWGNQVQGCLIDAILAEQPYPVKMVVVQTGNPVVTMADSTRTREAFAKLETLVVIEMFMTETAKLADVILPAASCFETTQLNRFSIRNNPMFLQNAVIPPVGDSWPNWRIVFELGRRLGFVTEFPWQSAEEAIDYQLEPAGVTVEKLRRNGSGLRIEELRYEKYREAPFKTPSGRVEFFSRRLAEAGLPGVPFSEGLGGDPISFADQSEAYPILGISGSRDIRFTNSQFRTIPSLLNAGAGCVVDIHPEDARRYDLKENDPVRIESPKGSIEMAARISTTVRPGTIRLSWGWGEHDLRGNLNTLTEDDRRGRVTGTSTSRSFMCRLRKVQQQ; the protein is encoded by the coding sequence ATGATCCTTGATTCTGTCTGCCGTCTCTGTTCGTCCTGCTGCCCCATCGAGGTGGAGGTCGTGGACGAACGCCTGATCGCCGCCCGGCGGAAATCCTTTCTTGCCCCAGAAAAGAGACTCTCCTGTCCCAAACTGGCCGCCGCCCCGGACATCGTCTATTCCCCTCTGCGCCTGACGACGCCGCTGATCAAAAAGGACGACGGTTCGGGCTTCCGGAAGGCTGGCTGGGACGAGGCCCTCGATCGGGTTGTCACCCGGTTTCTCCGTCATCGGGAGGAATACGGGGCTCAGTCGGTCGCCTGGCTGCGAGGCATGGCCGCCGACTGGGGGGCGCCCTGGGATTATCCCAACCGGCTGATGCATCTATTCGGTTCTCCCAATACCATCGGCAACGGCTCCATCTGCTTTGTGGCCCGAGAATTTGCCCATTCTTACACTTACGGGGCCATGGCCTTCCCGGAGGCGAAGAACGCCCGCTGCATTATCGTCTGGGGCAAAAATGACGGGAACACCGCACTGGGTGCGGCCGAGGCCATCTCCTATGCCAAGGAACAGGGGGCGACGCTGATTGTGATCGACCCCGTGCAGACCGCCCTGGCCCGTAAGGCGGACCTCTGGCTGCAGATCAAACCGGGCCACGACGGCCTGCTCGCCATGGCAATGATTTCCCAGATCATCGAGGAAAAGCTCTATGACGCCGAGTTTGTCGAAAAATACACAACTGGCTTTGAGCAGCTCAAAGAGGTTGCCGCCCGGTATCCCGCTGAGGCGGTCGCCGAGAAAATCTGGCTTTCAGCGGATCAGATCAGGGATCTGGCCCGTCTCTATGCCACCACCAAACCCTCGTCCATTATCGACGGCAACGGCCTGGACATGCACCGCGAGGTCTTCGACACGACCCGGGCGATTGCCATGCTCCGGGCGTTGACCGGTAATCTGGACAGGCCGGGCGGCGACGTGCTGCCGCAGCCGATTCCGCTGCGCAACATCCAGTTGAAGGATCGGCTCCCTGCCGGGGTGGTTCCCATCACCCGCGACTATCCCCTCTTCAACGCCTTCAGTGAAACCTGGGGAAACCAGGTTCAGGGCTGCCTGATCGACGCCATCCTTGCGGAACAGCCCTATCCGGTGAAGATGGTGGTGGTCCAGACCGGAAATCCCGTGGTGACCATGGCCGATTCAACCCGGACCCGGGAGGCCTTTGCCAAGTTGGAAACCCTGGTGGTGATCGAGATGTTCATGACCGAGACGGCAAAACTGGCCGATGTGATTCTCCCGGCGGCCAGCTGTTTCGAAACGACTCAACTCAACCGTTTTTCCATTCGCAACAACCCGATGTTCCTGCAGAACGCGGTCATTCCGCCGGTGGGCGATTCCTGGCCGAACTGGCGGATCGTCTTCGAGCTGGGCCGGAGGCTCGGGTTTGTCACCGAATTCCCCTGGCAAAGTGCGGAGGAGGCCATCGATTACCAGTTGGAGCCTGCCGGTGTCACCGTGGAGAAATTGCGGCGGAACGGCAGCGGCCTGCGGATCGAGGAACTGCGTTACGAAAAATACCGGGAAGCGCCGTTCAAGACGCCTTCGGGCAGAGTCGAATTCTTCTCCCGTCGGTTGGCGGAGGCCGGATTACCGGGTGTGCCGTTCTCGGAGGGACTGGGCGGAGATCCGATCAGCTTTGCCGATCAGAGCGAGGCGTATCCGATTCTGGGGATCAGCGGCAGCCGCGACATCCGTTTCACCAATTCGCAGTTCCGCACCATCCCGTCCCTGCTGAACGCCGGTGCGGGCTGCGTCGTCGACATCCATCCCGAAGATGCCCGGCGTTATGATCTGAAAGAGAATGATCCTGTGAGGATTGAATCCCCGAAGGGATCAATTGAAATGGCAGCGAGGATATCGACCACGGTGCGCCCCGGCACAATCCGCCTTTCCTGGGGATGGGGCGAACACGATCTGCGGGGCAATCTCAACACTCTAACCGAAGACGATCGGCGGGGCCGGGTGACGGGGACCTCCACAAGCAGAAGTTTCATGTGCCGGTTGAGGAAGGTTCAACAGCAATAA
- a CDS encoding 3-deoxy-7-phosphoheptulonate synthase — MIKTNNLKILRITPVIAPRDLRQVFPVSNAAGQFVTESRQHIINILNGLDSRLMVVVGPCSIHDPKAALEYADRLAALSQELSDQLFIIMRVYFEKPRTTIGWKGLINDPDMDGSHQISKGLGIARSLLCAITAKNLPIATEMLDPITPEYLADLLSWGAIGARTAESQPHREMASGLSFPLGFKNGTDGNLQIAVDAIRSALHPHSFLGINNDGKSAILQTTGNPDLHIVLRGGSKKPNYMPEDISKTMDLLKKAQLSLNIMVDCSHANSGKDYQKQPVVLDRILSQIESGQGSICGVMIESNLEAGNQPIPKDLSLLKYGVSITDPCINWQMTEELLRHAHARLKGCGGRPLR, encoded by the coding sequence ATGATCAAAACAAACAATCTTAAAATCCTACGCATCACCCCCGTTATTGCGCCCCGGGACCTGAGGCAGGTATTTCCAGTGTCCAACGCAGCGGGTCAATTTGTGACGGAAAGCCGGCAGCACATCATCAATATCCTGAATGGCCTGGACTCTCGCCTCATGGTGGTCGTCGGCCCCTGCTCGATTCACGACCCGAAGGCGGCCCTCGAATATGCGGACCGGCTCGCCGCTCTCTCCCAGGAGCTTTCCGACCAGCTGTTCATCATCATGCGCGTTTATTTTGAAAAGCCCCGCACCACCATCGGCTGGAAGGGCCTGATCAACGATCCGGACATGGATGGTTCGCACCAGATTTCCAAGGGACTTGGCATTGCGAGAAGCCTGCTTTGTGCCATCACGGCAAAAAATCTGCCCATCGCGACAGAGATGCTTGACCCGATCACCCCCGAATACCTGGCGGATCTTCTCAGTTGGGGGGCAATCGGTGCTCGGACGGCAGAATCCCAACCGCACCGGGAAATGGCCAGCGGCCTTTCCTTCCCCCTGGGCTTCAAGAACGGAACCGATGGCAATCTCCAGATTGCCGTCGATGCGATAAGATCCGCCCTCCACCCCCACAGTTTTCTCGGCATCAACAACGACGGAAAATCCGCCATTCTTCAGACAACGGGGAATCCCGATCTCCACATCGTTCTCCGGGGGGGGTCGAAAAAACCGAACTACATGCCCGAGGATATTTCCAAGACTATGGACTTGTTGAAGAAGGCCCAGCTTTCCCTCAACATCATGGTGGACTGCAGTCATGCAAATTCGGGAAAGGATTACCAGAAACAGCCCGTTGTCCTCGACCGGATTTTGTCGCAGATCGAATCGGGCCAGGGAAGCATCTGCGGGGTGATGATTGAAAGCAATCTGGAAGCGGGAAATCAGCCGATTCCCAAGGATCTTTCGCTGCTGAAATACGGCGTCTCCATCACGGATCCCTGCATAAACTGGCAGATGACGGAAGAGCTGCTTCGCCATGCGCACGCCCGTTTGAAGGGCTGCGGCGGCAGGCCTCTTCGCTGA